DNA sequence from the Bufo bufo chromosome 3, aBufBuf1.1, whole genome shotgun sequence genome:
tctacagtgaagagttgaagagacttactcAAgagcctaaaaggcttccaaccacttattgtacaagcttaatcttgttctgcaggatggtatactgaaggtggaatggagactggaaaatgcattgttcagagtgaagcatccagcaattctacccaaaaattcTACctacacaagattgattattgatcactaccacaacatatccatgcatcaaggaagaagctttacccaaagctgtttgagagaaggtggttactggatatggaaaggaagcaaagttatagcaaagtatataagtaaatgtgtagtctgcagaaaggcacgttgacctacagaagaacaaagaatggcagatttacccgcAGattgtgtaaacccatcaccaccatttctttatagcggaatggattgttttggcccattcatcaccaaacagaaccgcaaggagtacaagacaTATGTacaaatatttacatgtctgagctccagagcaattcacctggaaatgttagaagatatgtcaaatgacacattcatcaacaccttgagatgtttcatagccattagaggtactgtcagatAGCTTAgaactgaccaaggatctaattttgtcagagcaaagaataaattgaagaaagctctaaaagagatcaataaagaaaaagtatttgttagagaaacagtgtgattttcatataaatgctccacatgcaagcttgcaagaactgtaagaaatgtgttaagttcagtgttaaaAGGGATCACAGAAGAATagttgatgcttcacttaggaccctattctatgaagtaatgtcttttgttaacagtcgtccacttacagttaataacatcaacgatccaacaagtttggaccctttaactcccaaccatctacttcaccttaagtaggATTACATACATACACCACCtgccaagttcaccaaagaggatttatatgctaaaagaaGATGGCAAAGagttcaatatcagatcagttttggaatagatggaggaaatagAACTTGGCCAATCTTAtgttaagaagtaaatggcaagcacccagaagaaatgtccaagttggtgacatagtgttagttaaaaaagaaaatttacctagaagtcaatggaaaatggccaaagttctagaagttcaaaaggatgaagacaaactagtaagaagagtgtttttacaaataggagactcaaaacgtctcactactcaactcaagttggaacgtcctatacagaagttagttgttctacttgagagtgataaaagaaacTTGGAAGTTAAGaacatgatggaaaattcctcaaattcatgtttaagtcctactactgagaacatagaattataagtaattttggtgggagtgtagctggccagctaagacctgccctaggttgctaatattgcttgtatgtttatacagctaaacctgccaataaccttaatacagtttctatgtttatgtgttaaagacaaaggcagagttatttactgtgacttcatgtttggatgtcatttaatagttatattttgtgtccacagaagcagaaaaagataatgtgCGTTTAAGAATCATTATATCATGtatggtaagctcaatgacacagcagacacaacagaaagcatagagttaaattgttgttgctgggcaggagttttgaccaataacagccagcctcacacacagcctgtgtgggaaattcccctagcaggagctgctagaatcattattcaccagagagaggagctgaacaggaaatcactccactaagagctgtgttttgtggaagcagagaggcaaaaataggtatttaaaacagttatataagttcatattgttaatatagtgattagactgtatattgaaccagttatatgtgtgtttacttacagttcaaccaattgcaaactacacatACCATACAAACAAtgtactgagccatacaatcatacaatccaaacaaattgcatacaaatgcgaactgctcataccagattataagaaattgtatagagcaaactgcaagccaagtagagcaagtgaactattggttaacctcagatatacctctcagagagatcataaagcgcTTTAAAAAATTAAAGTgaaagtacagatactcaagagagaaatatatccatatTTTatcttgaatgacaagattgaacagttgaaccaccatcttatgcataccgccattttatgatactttattcgacacgagttatgtacatggactatctgctgcagaggcggcagtgttatatataaaaagaaaagttgaagttaataaagaagttatttcaagcatttggtgtgctctttaaacctactgcttccatagagcGACGCTAGAGTAAtcgcagagtaatagacagtctggttagactaagtaagagatatcaaaattcttctaatgccacagcgcaaaaggcacactTCACTTTTCCGCTTCTTCAGATTCTTAGATGTCTCTTTTTAATAGGAAGAGAACCTGATACATGTTTACTTTTCCCATTCCTATTCCAGATCTTATGACAGATTCTTTATGGTTTTCCAAATCTCCTCACGGATCACGTTTGTCTTAATTCCATAGACAAGTGGGTTGAGCATGGGTGGAACCAAGAGGTAGCTGTCAGAGAGGATAATGTGGACATAAAGAGGAATCTTCTCACCATATCGATGGGATAAGAAAGATAATAAGCCCATGCTGTAAAAGCTCAGGAATACACAGATATGAGGGGTACATGTATTAAATGCTTTCAGACGAGTCTCTTTAGATGGAAGATGGAAGACGACATTGAAAATCATGATATATGAAAAAAAGATGAAGAGCAAATCAACACCAACAACAGTGAAAGCCACGAATAGTCCATATATACTGTTCACCCGGATATCAGCAGCCGCGAGCTTCACTACCGCCATGTGCTCACAGTAGGAATGTGCAATGATGTTGGTCTTGAAAGCAGGAAACCTCCTTATTAAAACAAGACCAGGACTGACCAGAACAACTGCCCGGACCACAAACACAATGACCAGTCGGGTTATCAGTCTAATGGTTATTATGGAGCTATACTGGAGAGGCTTATATATAGCAATGTAGCGGTCATAAGCCATGCAAAGCAAAAAACCTGATTCAATACTGGTGAAGCTGTGAATGAAGAACATCTGTAGAAGACACCCATTAAAGCTAATGGCTCTGCCATTGAACCATAAGATGgacaaaatttttggagcaaagcTTGTACAAAGAAGACCATCATTAAATGCCAACATGGAGAGGAATATAAACATAGGCTGGTGGAGTTTTGGAGATGTGAGGATGA
Encoded proteins:
- the LOC120994129 gene encoding olfactory receptor 52A1-like: MLNLTFYPTYFLLVGIPGLEDAHIWISIPFCSIYIFALLGNIMVMVVILTSPKLHQPMFIFLSMLAFNDGLLCTSFAPKILSILWFNGRAISFNGCLLQMFFIHSFTSIESGFLLCMAYDRYIAIYKPLQYSSIITIRLITRLVIVFVVRAVVLVSPGLVLIRRFPAFKTNIIAHSYCEHMAVVKLAAADIRVNSIYGLFVAFTVVGVDLLFIFFSYIMIFNVVFHLPSKETRLKAFNTCTPHICVFLSFYSMGLLSFLSHRYGEKIPLYVHIILSDSYLLVPPMLNPLVYGIKTNVIREEIWKILLCDYSSVALWKQ